The proteins below are encoded in one region of Neodiprion virginianus isolate iyNeoVirg1 chromosome 7, iyNeoVirg1.1, whole genome shotgun sequence:
- the LOC124309584 gene encoding phosphatidylinositol-binding clathrin assembly protein isoform X4, whose translation MAGQTINDRLLAARHSIAGQGLAKSVCKATTEELIGPKKKHLDYLIHCTNEPNVSIPQLATLLIERSQNTNWTVVFKALITVHHMMCYGNERFTQYLASSNSTFQLSSFLDKSGVQAGARVGYDMSPFIRRYAKYLNEKALSYRTVAFDFCKVKRGKEDGTLRTMNPEKLLKTLPVLQAQLDSLLEFDCSANDLTNGVINMAFMLLFRDLIRLFACYNDGIINLLEKYFDMNKKQCRDALDLYRKFLTRMNSVGEFLKVAENVGIDKGDIPDLTKAPSSLLDALEQHLASLEGKKGSAANTPTQTASHRTNVKSGVSALSSTSMAFGTAASNARLDQTGNGHIDEALRQQALAEEEAAMNQYKAKVQSPSGGPSTNPFLSSPTNNAGQPIVDLFSSAPVTDNQAQKASDDLLQLAGNPFADMFGNAQAQPQPVQPAPGQNNMWMTNGNDNNFSSVFGNNQEQSTAAAGLTGSVPNPFMSDFPTSGPQPTNAANIGLFDSNTDLTSSESQPSAGGGDLFSAGGQADFFGGDGTVVGTSDAGNGDAVLGSLPGAASSGALGSVKSTATPPPRPPPPASASNGTPRAMSPAIGGASTGRAAASAPSKSAFDDLNDSIRMALGGSPSRPPPLAQQAVPPAPQQSQQQQQQQQQQQPSLVGFDKFDMGGMGGIGVVGQPVMGVAVAPGYGIPSQTQIPVGYGSPAKQPMSGFDGLGSVLKPSTTVSGANNVSAAGQPATTGSGGKVLTGDLDSSLASLAQNLSINKSAQQQVKGMQWNSPKNAAKTGGQTGWTPQPMAATTGAGYRPMLVTIGIFSAVMHAWHMACCRLLQGQGMTQLPPTASMGFPTQPAMPLGMQSMPMGMQGMRPMMGAMPGAPVATGGMMVAGGTAPTIMGAPSPMMSAPLQQQHSHSTAQSQANAVQLDPFGAL comes from the exons ATGGCCGGGCAGACCATCAACGACAGGCTGCTTGCAGCTAGGCACAGCATCGCCGGTCAGGGACTCGCAAAGTCCGTCTGCAAGGCCACCACCGAGGAGCTGATCGGACCGAAAAAGAAGCACCTTGACT ATTTAATACACTGTACGAACGAGCCAAATGTCTCGATACCACAACTGGCCACCCTGCTCATCGAGCGGTCGCAGAACACAAATTGGACCGTCGTATTCAAGGCCCTCATCACTGTACATCACATGATGTGCTATGGAAACGAG agGTTCACCCAGTACCTGGCGTCGAGTAACAGCACCTTTCAGCTCAGCAGTTTCCTGGACAAGAGCGGGGTgcaag CTGGAGCACGTGTGG GATACGATATGTCTCCATTCATCAGGCGGTATGCTAAATACTTGAACGAGAAGGCGCTTTCGTACAGAACTGTTGCGTTCGATTTTTGCAAAGTCAAACGAGG cAAGGAGGATGGTACTCTTCGAACGATGAACCCGGAGAAATTGCTCAAAACTTTACCCGTTCTTCAGGCGCAACTAGATTCGTTACTGGAATTCGACTGCTCGGCCAATGATCTTACAAACGGTGTTATAAACATGGCCTTTATGCTTCTCTTCAGAGATCTTATACGTTTATTCGCCTGTTATAACGACGGAATTATTAATCTATTAG aaaaatactTCGATATGAACAAGAAACAATGCCGGGATGCGTTAGACCTTTATAGAAAATTCTTAACAAGAATGAACAGCGTTGGAGAATTCCTGAAAGTTGCAGAG AATGTTGGTATCGATAAGGGAGACATTCCAGATCTCACAAAG gCTCCCAGCAGTCTGCTCGATGCTCTCGAACAGCATCTTGCCTCCTTAGAAGGAAAGAAAGGATCTGCGGCTAATACGCCAACGCAAACAGCTAG CCATAGAACGAATGTAAAGTCGGGAGTGTCCGCCCTGTCTTCCACCAGCATGGCGTTTGGAACAGCAGCCAGCAACGCACGACTCGATCAGACCGGTAATGGGCACATTGACGAGGCGTTGAGACAACAGGCTCTAGCCGAGGAAGAAGCAGCTATGAATCAGTACAAG GCCAAAGTACAGTCACCGTCGGGTGGTCCAAGCACTAATCCATTTCTCAGCTCTCCGACGAACAATGCTGGACAGCCAATCGTCGATTTATTCAGCTCGGCACCGGTGACGGATAATCAG GCACAAAAAGCATCGGACGACCTTCTGCAACTTGCAGGAAACCCGTTTGCGGATATGTTTGGTAATGCGCAAGCGCAGCCACAACCGGTGCAACCTGCGCCCGGTCAAAACAATATGTGGATGACAAACGGTAATG ATAACAATTTCTCGTCTGTATTTGGAAATAATCAAGAACAATCAA CTGCTGCCGCAGGACTTACCGGTTCTGTACCCAACCCATTCATGTCCGATTTCCCAACATCCGGTCCTCAGCCAACGAATGCAGCCAATATCGGCTTGTTCGATAGCAACACAGACCTGACATCCTCAGAAAGTCAACCATCCGCCGGTGGCGGGGACCTATTCAGTGCTGGCGGTCAGGCAGATTTCTTTGGGGGCGACGGTACAGTGGTCGGTACCTCAGATGCGGGTAACGGGGACGCAGTTCTTGGGTCGTTACCAGGTGCGGCGTCCTCCGGAGCCCTTGGCTCTGTAAAGTCCACTGCAACGCCGCCGCCCAGACCACCGCCTCCCGCAAGTGCTTCTAACGGTACACCAAGAGCGATGTCTCCTGCCATTGGAGGCGCCTCGACTGGCAGAGCCGCGGCCTCGGCGCCTAGCAAAAGCGCCTTCGACGATCTAAATGACAGTATTCGTATGGCCCTGGGTGGGTCGCCGTCACGCCCGCCACCCCTCGCCCAGCAAGCTGTTCCCCCTGCTCCACAACAATcccaacaacaacaacaacaacaacaacaacaacaaccaaGTTTGGTTGGCTTCGACAAGTTCGATATGGGGGGTATGGGGGGTATCGGGGTCGTTGGACAGCCCGTAATGGGTGTAGCCGTCGCTCCGGGTTACGGTATTCCTTCCCAAACCCAAATTCCCGTCGGGTACGGTTCACCGGCAAAGCAGCCTATGTCAG GTTTTGACGGTTTGGGCTCGGTGCTGAAGCCATCCACCACTGTGTCTGGAGCTAATAACGTTTCAGCAGCGGGTCAACCGGCGACAACTGGAAGCGGCGGAAAGGTCCTGACTGGTGACTTGGACAGCAGTCTTGCCAGCCTCGCGCAGAACCTTTCTATCAACAAGAGTGCTCAGCAACAAGTCAA gGGAATGCAATGGAATTCTCCAAAAAACGCTGCTAAGACTGGAGGACAAACGGGTTGGACGCCTCAGCCGATGGCAGCGACAACGGGTGCCGGTTACAGACCAATG TTAGTGACGATTGGCATATTTAGTGCAGTGATGCATGCGTGGCATATGGCATGTTGCCGGCTGTTACAGGGCCAAGGAATGACACAACTTCCTCCAACAGCCAGTATGGGCTTCCCAACCCAGCCTGCTATGCCTCTG GGTATGCAATCTATGCCGATGGGTATGCAGGGCATGCGGCCAATGATGGGTGCAATGCCTGGTGCTCCCGTTGCAACTGGTGGCATGATGGTTGCGGGGGGAACCGCGCCCACAATAATGGGTGCTCCGAGTCCCATGATGAGTGCTCCCCTGCAGCAGCAACACTCTCATAGCACTGCTCAGTCGCAAGCAAACGCTGTACAACTTGATCCTTTCGGTGCTCTGTGA
- the LOC124309584 gene encoding phosphatidylinositol-binding clathrin assembly protein LAP isoform X13 — protein sequence MAGQTINDRLLAARHSIAGQGLAKSVCKATTEELIGPKKKHLDYLIHCTNEPNVSIPQLATLLIERSQNTNWTVVFKALITVHHMMCYGNERFTQYLASSNSTFQLSSFLDKSGVQAGARVGYDMSPFIRRYAKYLNEKALSYRTVAFDFCKVKRGKEDGTLRTMNPEKLLKTLPVLQAQLDSLLEFDCSANDLTNGVINMAFMLLFRDLIRLFACYNDGIINLLEKYFDMNKKQCRDALDLYRKFLTRMNSVGEFLKVAENVGIDKGDIPDLTKAPSSLLDALEQHLASLEGKKGSAANTPTQTASHRTNVKSGVSALSSTSMAFGTAASNARLDQTGNGHIDEALRQQALAEEEAAMNQYKAKVQSPSGGPSTNPFLSSPTNNAGQPIVDLFSSAPVTDNQAQKASDDLLQLAGNPFADMFGNAQAQPQPVQPAPGQNNMWMTNGFGAAPPPANNAFVTDNNFSSVFGNNQEQSSFDGLGSVLKPSTTVSGANNVSAAGQPATTGSGGKVLTGDLDSSLASLAQNLSINKSAQQQVKGMQWNSPKNAAKTGGQTGWTPQPMAATTGAGYRPMLVTIGIFSAVMHAWHMACCRLLQGQGMTQLPPTASMGFPTQPAMPLGMQSMPMGMQGMRPMMGAMPGAPVATGGMMVAGGTAPTIMGAPSPMMSAPLQQQHSHSTAQSQANAVQLDPFGAL from the exons ATGGCCGGGCAGACCATCAACGACAGGCTGCTTGCAGCTAGGCACAGCATCGCCGGTCAGGGACTCGCAAAGTCCGTCTGCAAGGCCACCACCGAGGAGCTGATCGGACCGAAAAAGAAGCACCTTGACT ATTTAATACACTGTACGAACGAGCCAAATGTCTCGATACCACAACTGGCCACCCTGCTCATCGAGCGGTCGCAGAACACAAATTGGACCGTCGTATTCAAGGCCCTCATCACTGTACATCACATGATGTGCTATGGAAACGAG agGTTCACCCAGTACCTGGCGTCGAGTAACAGCACCTTTCAGCTCAGCAGTTTCCTGGACAAGAGCGGGGTgcaag CTGGAGCACGTGTGG GATACGATATGTCTCCATTCATCAGGCGGTATGCTAAATACTTGAACGAGAAGGCGCTTTCGTACAGAACTGTTGCGTTCGATTTTTGCAAAGTCAAACGAGG cAAGGAGGATGGTACTCTTCGAACGATGAACCCGGAGAAATTGCTCAAAACTTTACCCGTTCTTCAGGCGCAACTAGATTCGTTACTGGAATTCGACTGCTCGGCCAATGATCTTACAAACGGTGTTATAAACATGGCCTTTATGCTTCTCTTCAGAGATCTTATACGTTTATTCGCCTGTTATAACGACGGAATTATTAATCTATTAG aaaaatactTCGATATGAACAAGAAACAATGCCGGGATGCGTTAGACCTTTATAGAAAATTCTTAACAAGAATGAACAGCGTTGGAGAATTCCTGAAAGTTGCAGAG AATGTTGGTATCGATAAGGGAGACATTCCAGATCTCACAAAG gCTCCCAGCAGTCTGCTCGATGCTCTCGAACAGCATCTTGCCTCCTTAGAAGGAAAGAAAGGATCTGCGGCTAATACGCCAACGCAAACAGCTAG CCATAGAACGAATGTAAAGTCGGGAGTGTCCGCCCTGTCTTCCACCAGCATGGCGTTTGGAACAGCAGCCAGCAACGCACGACTCGATCAGACCGGTAATGGGCACATTGACGAGGCGTTGAGACAACAGGCTCTAGCCGAGGAAGAAGCAGCTATGAATCAGTACAAG GCCAAAGTACAGTCACCGTCGGGTGGTCCAAGCACTAATCCATTTCTCAGCTCTCCGACGAACAATGCTGGACAGCCAATCGTCGATTTATTCAGCTCGGCACCGGTGACGGATAATCAG GCACAAAAAGCATCGGACGACCTTCTGCAACTTGCAGGAAACCCGTTTGCGGATATGTTTGGTAATGCGCAAGCGCAGCCACAACCGGTGCAACCTGCGCCCGGTCAAAACAATATGTGGATGACAAACG gTTTCGGAGCTGCTCCACCACCAGCAAATAATGCCTTTGTTACAGATAACAATTTCTCGTCTGTATTTGGAAATAATCAAGAACAATCAA GTTTTGACGGTTTGGGCTCGGTGCTGAAGCCATCCACCACTGTGTCTGGAGCTAATAACGTTTCAGCAGCGGGTCAACCGGCGACAACTGGAAGCGGCGGAAAGGTCCTGACTGGTGACTTGGACAGCAGTCTTGCCAGCCTCGCGCAGAACCTTTCTATCAACAAGAGTGCTCAGCAACAAGTCAA gGGAATGCAATGGAATTCTCCAAAAAACGCTGCTAAGACTGGAGGACAAACGGGTTGGACGCCTCAGCCGATGGCAGCGACAACGGGTGCCGGTTACAGACCAATG TTAGTGACGATTGGCATATTTAGTGCAGTGATGCATGCGTGGCATATGGCATGTTGCCGGCTGTTACAGGGCCAAGGAATGACACAACTTCCTCCAACAGCCAGTATGGGCTTCCCAACCCAGCCTGCTATGCCTCTG GGTATGCAATCTATGCCGATGGGTATGCAGGGCATGCGGCCAATGATGGGTGCAATGCCTGGTGCTCCCGTTGCAACTGGTGGCATGATGGTTGCGGGGGGAACCGCGCCCACAATAATGGGTGCTCCGAGTCCCATGATGAGTGCTCCCCTGCAGCAGCAACACTCTCATAGCACTGCTCAGTCGCAAGCAAACGCTGTACAACTTGATCCTTTCGGTGCTCTGTGA
- the LOC124309584 gene encoding phosphatidylinositol-binding clathrin assembly protein unc-11 isoform X5, producing the protein MAGQTINDRLLAARHSIAGQGLAKSVCKATTEELIGPKKKHLDYLIHCTNEPNVSIPQLATLLIERSQNTNWTVVFKALITVHHMMCYGNERFTQYLASSNSTFQLSSFLDKSGVQAGARVGYDMSPFIRRYAKYLNEKALSYRTVAFDFCKVKRGKEDGTLRTMNPEKLLKTLPVLQAQLDSLLEFDCSANDLTNGVINMAFMLLFRDLIRLFACYNDGIINLLEKYFDMNKKQCRDALDLYRKFLTRMNSVGEFLKVAENVGIDKGDIPDLTKAPSSLLDALEQHLASLEGKKGSAANTPTQTASMAFGTAASNARLDQTGNGHIDEALRQQALAEEEAAMNQYKAKVQSPSGGPSTNPFLSSPTNNAGQPIVDLFSSAPVTDNQAQKASDDLLQLAGNPFADMFGNAQAQPQPVQPAPGQNNMWMTNGNGFGAAPPPANNAFVTDNNFSSVFGNNQEQSTAAAGLTGSVPNPFMSDFPTSGPQPTNAANIGLFDSNTDLTSSESQPSAGGGDLFSAGGQADFFGGDGTVVGTSDAGNGDAVLGSLPGAASSGALGSVKSTATPPPRPPPPASASNGTPRAMSPAIGGASTGRAAASAPSKSAFDDLNDSIRMALGGSPSRPPPLAQQAVPPAPQQSQQQQQQQQQQQPSLVGFDKFDMGGMGGIGVVGQPVMGVAVAPGYGIPSQTQIPVGYGSPAKQPMSGFDGLGSVLKPSTTVSGANNVSAAGQPATTGSGGKVLTGDLDSSLASLAQNLSINKSAQQQVKGMQWNSPKNAAKTGGQTGWTPQPMAATTGAGYRPMLVTIGIFSAVMHAWHMACCRLLQGQGMTQLPPTASMGFPTQPAMPLGMQSMPMGMQGMRPMMGAMPGAPVATGGMMVAGGTAPTIMGAPSPMMSAPLQQQHSHSTAQSQANAVQLDPFGAL; encoded by the exons ATGGCCGGGCAGACCATCAACGACAGGCTGCTTGCAGCTAGGCACAGCATCGCCGGTCAGGGACTCGCAAAGTCCGTCTGCAAGGCCACCACCGAGGAGCTGATCGGACCGAAAAAGAAGCACCTTGACT ATTTAATACACTGTACGAACGAGCCAAATGTCTCGATACCACAACTGGCCACCCTGCTCATCGAGCGGTCGCAGAACACAAATTGGACCGTCGTATTCAAGGCCCTCATCACTGTACATCACATGATGTGCTATGGAAACGAG agGTTCACCCAGTACCTGGCGTCGAGTAACAGCACCTTTCAGCTCAGCAGTTTCCTGGACAAGAGCGGGGTgcaag CTGGAGCACGTGTGG GATACGATATGTCTCCATTCATCAGGCGGTATGCTAAATACTTGAACGAGAAGGCGCTTTCGTACAGAACTGTTGCGTTCGATTTTTGCAAAGTCAAACGAGG cAAGGAGGATGGTACTCTTCGAACGATGAACCCGGAGAAATTGCTCAAAACTTTACCCGTTCTTCAGGCGCAACTAGATTCGTTACTGGAATTCGACTGCTCGGCCAATGATCTTACAAACGGTGTTATAAACATGGCCTTTATGCTTCTCTTCAGAGATCTTATACGTTTATTCGCCTGTTATAACGACGGAATTATTAATCTATTAG aaaaatactTCGATATGAACAAGAAACAATGCCGGGATGCGTTAGACCTTTATAGAAAATTCTTAACAAGAATGAACAGCGTTGGAGAATTCCTGAAAGTTGCAGAG AATGTTGGTATCGATAAGGGAGACATTCCAGATCTCACAAAG gCTCCCAGCAGTCTGCTCGATGCTCTCGAACAGCATCTTGCCTCCTTAGAAGGAAAGAAAGGATCTGCGGCTAATACGCCAACGCAAACAGCTAG CATGGCGTTTGGAACAGCAGCCAGCAACGCACGACTCGATCAGACCGGTAATGGGCACATTGACGAGGCGTTGAGACAACAGGCTCTAGCCGAGGAAGAAGCAGCTATGAATCAGTACAAG GCCAAAGTACAGTCACCGTCGGGTGGTCCAAGCACTAATCCATTTCTCAGCTCTCCGACGAACAATGCTGGACAGCCAATCGTCGATTTATTCAGCTCGGCACCGGTGACGGATAATCAG GCACAAAAAGCATCGGACGACCTTCTGCAACTTGCAGGAAACCCGTTTGCGGATATGTTTGGTAATGCGCAAGCGCAGCCACAACCGGTGCAACCTGCGCCCGGTCAAAACAATATGTGGATGACAAACGGTAATG gTTTCGGAGCTGCTCCACCACCAGCAAATAATGCCTTTGTTACAGATAACAATTTCTCGTCTGTATTTGGAAATAATCAAGAACAATCAA CTGCTGCCGCAGGACTTACCGGTTCTGTACCCAACCCATTCATGTCCGATTTCCCAACATCCGGTCCTCAGCCAACGAATGCAGCCAATATCGGCTTGTTCGATAGCAACACAGACCTGACATCCTCAGAAAGTCAACCATCCGCCGGTGGCGGGGACCTATTCAGTGCTGGCGGTCAGGCAGATTTCTTTGGGGGCGACGGTACAGTGGTCGGTACCTCAGATGCGGGTAACGGGGACGCAGTTCTTGGGTCGTTACCAGGTGCGGCGTCCTCCGGAGCCCTTGGCTCTGTAAAGTCCACTGCAACGCCGCCGCCCAGACCACCGCCTCCCGCAAGTGCTTCTAACGGTACACCAAGAGCGATGTCTCCTGCCATTGGAGGCGCCTCGACTGGCAGAGCCGCGGCCTCGGCGCCTAGCAAAAGCGCCTTCGACGATCTAAATGACAGTATTCGTATGGCCCTGGGTGGGTCGCCGTCACGCCCGCCACCCCTCGCCCAGCAAGCTGTTCCCCCTGCTCCACAACAATcccaacaacaacaacaacaacaacaacaacaacaaccaaGTTTGGTTGGCTTCGACAAGTTCGATATGGGGGGTATGGGGGGTATCGGGGTCGTTGGACAGCCCGTAATGGGTGTAGCCGTCGCTCCGGGTTACGGTATTCCTTCCCAAACCCAAATTCCCGTCGGGTACGGTTCACCGGCAAAGCAGCCTATGTCAG GTTTTGACGGTTTGGGCTCGGTGCTGAAGCCATCCACCACTGTGTCTGGAGCTAATAACGTTTCAGCAGCGGGTCAACCGGCGACAACTGGAAGCGGCGGAAAGGTCCTGACTGGTGACTTGGACAGCAGTCTTGCCAGCCTCGCGCAGAACCTTTCTATCAACAAGAGTGCTCAGCAACAAGTCAA gGGAATGCAATGGAATTCTCCAAAAAACGCTGCTAAGACTGGAGGACAAACGGGTTGGACGCCTCAGCCGATGGCAGCGACAACGGGTGCCGGTTACAGACCAATG TTAGTGACGATTGGCATATTTAGTGCAGTGATGCATGCGTGGCATATGGCATGTTGCCGGCTGTTACAGGGCCAAGGAATGACACAACTTCCTCCAACAGCCAGTATGGGCTTCCCAACCCAGCCTGCTATGCCTCTG GGTATGCAATCTATGCCGATGGGTATGCAGGGCATGCGGCCAATGATGGGTGCAATGCCTGGTGCTCCCGTTGCAACTGGTGGCATGATGGTTGCGGGGGGAACCGCGCCCACAATAATGGGTGCTCCGAGTCCCATGATGAGTGCTCCCCTGCAGCAGCAACACTCTCATAGCACTGCTCAGTCGCAAGCAAACGCTGTACAACTTGATCCTTTCGGTGCTCTGTGA
- the LOC124309584 gene encoding phosphatidylinositol-binding clathrin assembly protein LAP isoform X16: MAGQTINDRLLAARHSIAGQGLAKSVCKATTEELIGPKKKHLDYLIHCTNEPNVSIPQLATLLIERSQNTNWTVVFKALITVHHMMCYGNERFTQYLASSNSTFQLSSFLDKSGVQAGARVGYDMSPFIRRYAKYLNEKALSYRTVAFDFCKVKRGKEDGTLRTMNPEKLLKTLPVLQAQLDSLLEFDCSANDLTNGVINMAFMLLFRDLIRLFACYNDGIINLLEKYFDMNKKQCRDALDLYRKFLTRMNSVGEFLKVAENVGIDKGDIPDLTKAPSSLLDALEQHLASLEGKKGSAANTPTQTASHRTNVKSGVSALSSTSMAFGTAASNARLDQTGNGHIDEALRQQALAEEEAAMNQYKAKVQSPSGGPSTNPFLSSPTNNAGQPIVDLFSSAPVTDNQAQKASDDLLQLAGNPFADMFGNAQAQPQPVQPAPGQNNMWMTNGNGFGAAPPPANNAFVTDNNFSSVFGNNQEQSTAGQPATTGSGGKVLTGDLDSSLASLAQNLSINKSAQQQVKGMQWNSPKNAAKTGGQTGWTPQPMAATTGAGYRPMLVTIGIFSAVMHAWHMACCRLLQGQGMTQLPPTASMGFPTQPAMPLGMQSMPMGMQGMRPMMGAMPGAPVATGGMMVAGGTAPTIMGAPSPMMSAPLQQQHSHSTAQSQANAVQLDPFGAL; encoded by the exons ATGGCCGGGCAGACCATCAACGACAGGCTGCTTGCAGCTAGGCACAGCATCGCCGGTCAGGGACTCGCAAAGTCCGTCTGCAAGGCCACCACCGAGGAGCTGATCGGACCGAAAAAGAAGCACCTTGACT ATTTAATACACTGTACGAACGAGCCAAATGTCTCGATACCACAACTGGCCACCCTGCTCATCGAGCGGTCGCAGAACACAAATTGGACCGTCGTATTCAAGGCCCTCATCACTGTACATCACATGATGTGCTATGGAAACGAG agGTTCACCCAGTACCTGGCGTCGAGTAACAGCACCTTTCAGCTCAGCAGTTTCCTGGACAAGAGCGGGGTgcaag CTGGAGCACGTGTGG GATACGATATGTCTCCATTCATCAGGCGGTATGCTAAATACTTGAACGAGAAGGCGCTTTCGTACAGAACTGTTGCGTTCGATTTTTGCAAAGTCAAACGAGG cAAGGAGGATGGTACTCTTCGAACGATGAACCCGGAGAAATTGCTCAAAACTTTACCCGTTCTTCAGGCGCAACTAGATTCGTTACTGGAATTCGACTGCTCGGCCAATGATCTTACAAACGGTGTTATAAACATGGCCTTTATGCTTCTCTTCAGAGATCTTATACGTTTATTCGCCTGTTATAACGACGGAATTATTAATCTATTAG aaaaatactTCGATATGAACAAGAAACAATGCCGGGATGCGTTAGACCTTTATAGAAAATTCTTAACAAGAATGAACAGCGTTGGAGAATTCCTGAAAGTTGCAGAG AATGTTGGTATCGATAAGGGAGACATTCCAGATCTCACAAAG gCTCCCAGCAGTCTGCTCGATGCTCTCGAACAGCATCTTGCCTCCTTAGAAGGAAAGAAAGGATCTGCGGCTAATACGCCAACGCAAACAGCTAG CCATAGAACGAATGTAAAGTCGGGAGTGTCCGCCCTGTCTTCCACCAGCATGGCGTTTGGAACAGCAGCCAGCAACGCACGACTCGATCAGACCGGTAATGGGCACATTGACGAGGCGTTGAGACAACAGGCTCTAGCCGAGGAAGAAGCAGCTATGAATCAGTACAAG GCCAAAGTACAGTCACCGTCGGGTGGTCCAAGCACTAATCCATTTCTCAGCTCTCCGACGAACAATGCTGGACAGCCAATCGTCGATTTATTCAGCTCGGCACCGGTGACGGATAATCAG GCACAAAAAGCATCGGACGACCTTCTGCAACTTGCAGGAAACCCGTTTGCGGATATGTTTGGTAATGCGCAAGCGCAGCCACAACCGGTGCAACCTGCGCCCGGTCAAAACAATATGTGGATGACAAACGGTAATG gTTTCGGAGCTGCTCCACCACCAGCAAATAATGCCTTTGTTACAGATAACAATTTCTCGTCTGTATTTGGAAATAATCAAGAACAATCAA CAGCGGGTCAACCGGCGACAACTGGAAGCGGCGGAAAGGTCCTGACTGGTGACTTGGACAGCAGTCTTGCCAGCCTCGCGCAGAACCTTTCTATCAACAAGAGTGCTCAGCAACAAGTCAA gGGAATGCAATGGAATTCTCCAAAAAACGCTGCTAAGACTGGAGGACAAACGGGTTGGACGCCTCAGCCGATGGCAGCGACAACGGGTGCCGGTTACAGACCAATG TTAGTGACGATTGGCATATTTAGTGCAGTGATGCATGCGTGGCATATGGCATGTTGCCGGCTGTTACAGGGCCAAGGAATGACACAACTTCCTCCAACAGCCAGTATGGGCTTCCCAACCCAGCCTGCTATGCCTCTG GGTATGCAATCTATGCCGATGGGTATGCAGGGCATGCGGCCAATGATGGGTGCAATGCCTGGTGCTCCCGTTGCAACTGGTGGCATGATGGTTGCGGGGGGAACCGCGCCCACAATAATGGGTGCTCCGAGTCCCATGATGAGTGCTCCCCTGCAGCAGCAACACTCTCATAGCACTGCTCAGTCGCAAGCAAACGCTGTACAACTTGATCCTTTCGGTGCTCTGTGA